The following are encoded together in the Deltaproteobacteria bacterium genome:
- the rpsB gene encoding 30S ribosomal protein S2, with protein sequence METVSIKALLEAGVHFGHQCSRWDPRMKPYLFTARNGIHIIDLDKTVNLLMKASHFVLEQVARGGSVLFVGTKPQAQDVVEKEATRAGMFHVCQRWLGGMLTNFRTIKQSIDRLKDYYTRVENGEMAKLPKKEQILLAREAAKMQKSLGGIREMDHLPAVVVLVDPKREQTAKLEANRLRIPVVAVADSNCNPNGIDFIIPGNDDAIRSIQLIITQLADACLAGTEKRQAVIRKEVEAKGSDDKAGPGGDERKVGGRGRAYTGRERGRSGEEAAPARKPDVVVVHS encoded by the coding sequence ATGGAAACGGTCAGTATCAAGGCCTTGCTCGAGGCCGGAGTGCACTTCGGGCACCAGTGTTCACGGTGGGATCCGCGAATGAAGCCGTATCTCTTCACGGCGCGGAACGGCATCCACATCATCGACCTCGACAAGACGGTCAATCTCCTGATGAAGGCCTCGCACTTCGTGCTGGAGCAAGTGGCGCGTGGCGGGTCGGTGTTGTTCGTCGGGACGAAGCCGCAGGCGCAAGACGTCGTCGAAAAAGAGGCGACGCGGGCCGGGATGTTCCATGTCTGTCAACGGTGGTTGGGCGGCATGTTGACCAACTTCCGCACCATCAAGCAGAGCATCGATCGGTTGAAGGACTATTACACGCGCGTGGAAAACGGCGAGATGGCCAAGCTGCCGAAGAAGGAACAAATCCTGTTGGCGCGCGAAGCGGCCAAAATGCAGAAATCGCTCGGCGGGATCCGCGAGATGGATCATTTGCCGGCGGTGGTCGTGTTAGTCGATCCAAAACGCGAACAAACGGCGAAGCTGGAGGCCAATCGACTGCGGATTCCAGTAGTGGCGGTGGCCGATTCCAACTGTAATCCGAACGGGATCGATTTCATCATTCCCGGCAACGACGATGCGATTCGTTCCATTCAGTTGATCATCACCCAATTGGCGGATGCGTGTTTGGCCGGGACCGAAAAACGGCAGGCCGTAATTCGCAAGGAAGTCGAAGCGAAGGGGTCCGACGATAAAGCGGGGCCCGGTGGGGATGAGCGCAAGGTCGGCGGTCGTGGACGGGCCTATACCGGTCGGGAACGGGGCCGTTCCGGCGAAGAGGCCGCGCCGGCGCGCAAACCTGATGTCGTCGTCGTGCATTCGTAA
- a CDS encoding elongation factor Ts yields the protein MATISAETVKTLRERTGAGMMDCKRALEAASGDLTTAADWLRKQGIAKAAKKAGRSASEGMIAECVSADGTTVVFVEVNCETDFVAKNDEFRAFAAGVAQLALDQNPPTVEALRDLAMNGMSVSQRQTELTAKIGENIVVERMVRRAASAQQKNGRYIHAGEKIGVLVIFDDANGKLTAEAAKDVAMHVAAMDPPYLRRDTVPANTVERERDIIRAQLADEKKPAEILEKIVAGRINKFYAEQCLEEQVFVKDPQGKQTVAQALKALDGQIRIAEMVRFQVGDREGA from the coding sequence ATGGCAACGATCAGTGCAGAGACAGTCAAGACCCTCCGAGAGCGGACGGGTGCCGGGATGATGGATTGCAAGCGCGCGCTGGAAGCGGCGTCGGGCGATTTGACCACGGCGGCGGATTGGTTGCGCAAACAAGGGATCGCGAAGGCCGCCAAGAAAGCGGGACGCTCGGCGAGCGAAGGGATGATCGCCGAATGCGTCTCTGCAGACGGGACCACCGTTGTCTTCGTGGAAGTGAATTGCGAGACGGACTTCGTCGCGAAGAACGACGAATTTCGCGCGTTCGCGGCCGGCGTAGCGCAGCTTGCATTGGATCAGAATCCACCCACGGTCGAGGCGTTGCGCGATTTGGCGATGAATGGGATGTCGGTGTCGCAGCGGCAGACCGAATTGACGGCGAAGATCGGCGAGAACATTGTGGTAGAGCGGATGGTGCGGCGCGCAGCGAGCGCGCAGCAGAAGAACGGTCGCTATATTCACGCCGGGGAAAAAATCGGCGTGTTGGTGATCTTCGACGACGCGAACGGCAAGCTGACGGCCGAGGCGGCGAAAGACGTTGCAATGCACGTCGCTGCAATGGACCCGCCGTATCTGCGACGCGACACCGTGCCGGCGAATACCGTGGAGCGGGAGCGGGACATTATTCGCGCTCAGCTCGCGGACGAAAAGAAGCCGGCGGAGATCTTGGAAAAGATCGTGGCCGGACGGATCAATAAATTTTATGCGGAACAGTGTCTGGAAGAGCAGGTCTTTGTGAAGGACCCGCAAGGGAAGCAGACCGTGGCGCAGGCGTTGAAGGCGTTGGACGGTCAGATTCGCATTGCGGAGATGGTCCGCTTCCAAGTGGGCGATCGTGAGGGCGCGTAA
- a CDS encoding UMP kinase, whose amino-acid sequence MATPVAYRRILLKVSGEALQDPAVKSGICPPVVESFAAEVREVHALGVEMAIVLGGGNIFRGTSSLAAGMDRAHADYMGMLATVINGLALQDALERLGVHTRVMTAVTMQQVAEPYIRRRALRHMEKGRVVIFVGGTGNPYFSTDTAASLRAMEIQAEILMKGTKVDGVYDSDPVKNAAAKRFTELTYLEVLQQGLKVMDSTAISMCMDNKLPILVFDLFTPGNLKRAVAGERIGTTVHP is encoded by the coding sequence ATGGCAACTCCGGTGGCGTATCGGCGCATTTTGCTGAAGGTCTCGGGCGAGGCGTTGCAAGACCCTGCGGTGAAAAGCGGTATTTGTCCGCCGGTTGTGGAATCGTTCGCCGCGGAAGTGCGCGAGGTCCACGCGTTGGGCGTGGAAATGGCGATCGTCTTAGGCGGCGGCAATATCTTTCGCGGGACGTCGTCGCTCGCCGCCGGGATGGATCGGGCGCACGCCGATTACATGGGGATGTTGGCCACGGTGATTAACGGGCTGGCGCTGCAAGATGCGTTGGAACGGCTGGGCGTGCATACGCGGGTCATGACCGCCGTGACGATGCAACAAGTGGCCGAGCCGTATATTCGGCGGCGCGCGTTGCGCCATATGGAAAAAGGTCGGGTCGTGATCTTTGTCGGCGGTACGGGAAATCCGTATTTTTCCACCGACACCGCCGCCAGTCTGCGCGCGATGGAAATCCAGGCCGAGATCCTGATGAAGGGGACGAAAGTCGACGGCGTCTACGACAGCGATCCGGTCAAGAACGCCGCGGCGAAGCGCTTTACCGAACTGACGTATCTCGAAGTGTTGCAACAAGGACTCAAAGTGATGGATTCGACCGCCATCTCGATGTGCATGGACAACAAGCTCCCTATTCTGGTGTTTGATCTCTTTACTCCAGGAAATCTGAAACGCGCGGTCGCTGGGGAGCGGATTGGAACCACGGTGCACCCATGA
- the frr gene encoding ribosome recycling factor produces the protein MKALVEKSRQQMEQSLEHLRAELTKIRTGRASLGLVQDVRVEAYGQQMPLHQVATLNIPEPRLITIQPWDASLIGAIERAILQAQLGLSPGNDGHLIRLPIPPLTEDRRKELVKVVKRIGEETKVAIRNGRRDANESLKEMEKAGAHSEDDVKRTHQDIQKLTDAIILKVDETVAVKEKEIMTV, from the coding sequence ATGAAAGCGCTCGTAGAAAAATCGCGTCAGCAGATGGAGCAGAGTTTAGAACATCTCCGTGCGGAACTCACTAAGATCCGCACCGGGCGCGCGTCGTTGGGGTTGGTCCAAGACGTGCGCGTCGAGGCCTACGGTCAGCAAATGCCGCTGCACCAAGTGGCCACACTGAATATCCCGGAACCGCGGCTGATCACCATCCAACCGTGGGATGCCTCGCTGATTGGCGCGATCGAGCGGGCGATCCTCCAGGCCCAATTGGGCTTGAGTCCCGGCAACGACGGCCATCTGATTCGGCTTCCGATCCCGCCGCTGACTGAAGATCGGCGGAAGGAATTGGTCAAAGTGGTGAAGCGGATCGGAGAAGAGACCAAAGTGGCGATCCGCAACGGGCGGCGCGACGCGAATGAGTCCCTGAAAGAAATGGAAAAGGCGGGGGCCCATTCCGAAGACGACGTGAAGCGGACGCATCAAGACATTCAAAAATTGACCGATGCGATCATCCTGAAGGTGGATGAGACGGTGGCGGTCAAAGAAAAAGAGATCATGACCGTCTGA
- the uppS gene encoding di-trans,poly-cis-decaprenylcistransferase → MNPLPTHVAIIPDGNGRWAQQRGLSRVEGHRRGVEVVDDIVTAARELGVRYLTIYSFSDENWARPAEEVEALMVLLDAYLRSKREKMCAQRVRLRTIGDTSRLPAVVQAGLRETMAATAGGDALTLVLALSYGARAEICRAFARAVAAGVSTVTPEQLGAYLDTAEFPEPELLIRTSGEWRISNFLLWQLAYTELNIVPQLWPDFTAEDFRAAVAAYQQRERRFGRVTS, encoded by the coding sequence ATGAATCCGCTACCGACACATGTGGCCATTATCCCGGATGGGAACGGGCGTTGGGCACAGCAGCGCGGACTTTCGCGCGTGGAGGGGCACCGTCGTGGTGTGGAAGTGGTGGATGACATCGTCACTGCGGCGCGCGAGTTGGGCGTGCGTTATCTCACCATCTATTCATTTTCCGATGAAAATTGGGCGCGACCGGCGGAAGAAGTCGAGGCCCTGATGGTGCTGCTCGACGCCTACTTGCGTTCCAAACGCGAAAAAATGTGCGCGCAACGGGTGCGACTGCGGACGATCGGCGATACGTCGCGTCTCCCGGCCGTGGTGCAGGCGGGGTTACGCGAGACGATGGCCGCCACGGCGGGGGGCGATGCGCTGACGCTGGTCTTGGCGCTCAGTTACGGCGCGCGGGCCGAAATCTGTCGCGCCTTTGCGCGGGCCGTCGCGGCGGGCGTCTCGACCGTGACGCCGGAGCAACTCGGGGCCTACCTCGATACCGCCGAATTCCCTGAGCCGGAGCTCCTGATTCGCACGAGCGGCGAATGGCGGATCAGTAATTTTCTGCTGTGGCAACTGGCCTACACGGAACTGAATATTGTCCCGCAACTGTGGCCCGACTTTACCGCAGAGGACTTTCGGGCGGCGGTAGCGGCGTATCAACAACGGGAACGGCGTTTCGGCCGTGTAACCAGCTAA